Proteins from a genomic interval of Micromonospora sp. NBC_00389:
- a CDS encoding RNA polymerase sigma-70 factor: MIDSQVFAQHRRLLFDVAYRMTGSVADAEDILQEAWLRCRDVDGGQLANPRAYLVKTVTNLSLNQLTSARARRETYVGPWLPEPVLTAPDAGQEAEMAESISMAMLVVLETLTPAERAIFLLHDVFGYNHAEVASILDRSEVAVRQTAVRARAHVAARRPRFDVDQGVRREAVDRFRKACAGGDLNAMMELLAPKVICWSDGGGKVTAARRPLEGADNVARWLLGVFAKPETQNTRLVITEINGGPGILGLADGQPAGAICLDFDGERITGVRMQGNPDKLRGLTR; this comes from the coding sequence ATGATCGATAGCCAGGTCTTCGCTCAGCATCGGCGGCTGCTCTTCGACGTCGCGTACCGGATGACGGGGAGCGTCGCCGATGCCGAGGACATCCTGCAGGAGGCCTGGCTGCGGTGCCGCGACGTCGACGGCGGCCAGCTCGCGAACCCCCGGGCGTACCTGGTCAAGACCGTCACCAACCTCTCGCTCAACCAACTCACCTCGGCCCGCGCCCGCCGCGAGACGTATGTCGGGCCGTGGCTGCCCGAGCCGGTGCTCACCGCGCCCGACGCGGGCCAGGAGGCCGAGATGGCCGAGTCGATCTCGATGGCGATGCTCGTCGTCCTGGAGACGCTCACCCCCGCCGAACGCGCGATCTTCCTGCTCCACGACGTTTTCGGCTACAACCACGCCGAGGTCGCATCCATTCTGGACAGGTCCGAGGTCGCGGTGCGGCAGACCGCGGTCCGGGCGCGGGCGCACGTCGCGGCCCGCCGGCCTCGCTTCGACGTCGACCAAGGCGTACGCCGAGAAGCAGTGGACCGGTTCCGCAAGGCCTGTGCCGGAGGCGACCTGAACGCGATGATGGAACTCCTGGCGCCCAAGGTGATCTGCTGGTCGGACGGCGGTGGCAAGGTGACCGCGGCCCGCCGGCCGCTGGAAGGCGCCGACAACGTCGCCCGCTGGCTGCTCGGGGTCTTCGCCAAGCCGGAGACGCAGAACACACGGCTCGTGATCACCGAGATCAACGGCGGGCCGGGCATCCTCGGCCTGGCCGACGGGCAACCGGCCGGGGCGATCTGCCTCGACTTCGACGGCGAGCGGATCACCGGCGTACGCATGCAGGGCAACCCGGACAAGCTCCGAGGCCTAACCCGCTGA
- a CDS encoding SUKH-3 domain-containing protein, giving the protein MDLPTSFRRQTRQALEVAGWHDGRAVDTTRWEAQLAADGFPVLHPVAIQFLSGFGGLTFPDGGAGVTRAREPFTLLPTECSGEADRFIAWGEHIGRNIAPIGELAGGTCSCAFLGIDEQEEVYLVIDELATFGRMPQAMDHLVLGYMPRGIN; this is encoded by the coding sequence ATGGACCTCCCGACCAGCTTTCGCCGGCAAACGCGCCAGGCCCTGGAAGTGGCCGGGTGGCACGACGGCCGCGCTGTCGATACGACGCGGTGGGAGGCCCAACTGGCCGCAGACGGCTTTCCGGTCCTGCATCCGGTAGCTATCCAGTTCCTCTCCGGGTTTGGAGGCCTCACCTTTCCTGATGGCGGCGCCGGCGTCACCCGCGCCCGGGAGCCATTCACGCTCCTGCCGACCGAATGCTCCGGCGAAGCCGACAGATTCATCGCATGGGGCGAGCACATCGGCCGCAACATCGCCCCGATCGGCGAACTGGCAGGCGGAACGTGTTCGTGCGCATTTCTCGGCATCGACGAGCAGGAAGAGGTCTACCTCGTGATCGATGAGCTGGCCACCTTCGGCCGCATGCCGCAGGCCATGGACCACCTCGTTCTCGGATACATGCCCCGCGGCATCAACTGA
- a CDS encoding transposase, with protein sequence MLDVPPKLSARVRVFDTGQGRKTNTVDAHSVAVAGLRSRNLRTVTPDDVTVVVRLMADRRDELGRARTDIISRIHHLLLELIPGGAKKLLTRGQASYLLRTAPPPKNIVAQTRHDLARELIEELTLIDAKIRGADSSCASSSPSTAAPCPIGPSGAARLIGDIGNIHRFRTAAHSASWNGTAPLEASSGDQRRHRLSRAGNRRINRVSPWPSSS encoded by the coding sequence GTGCTCGACGTACCACCGAAGCTGTCGGCACGAGTCCGGGTCTTCGACACCGGCCAGGGCCGCAAGACCAACACGGTCGACGCGCACAGCGTCGCGGTCGCCGGGCTGCGCAGCCGCAACCTGCGCACCGTCACCCCCGACGACGTCACGGTCGTGGTGCGTCTGATGGCCGATCGCCGCGACGAACTCGGCCGGGCCCGCACCGACATCATCAGCCGCATCCATCACCTGCTACTGGAGCTCATCCCCGGCGGAGCGAAGAAGCTCCTCACCCGCGGCCAGGCCAGCTACCTGCTGCGCACCGCCCCACCGCCGAAGAACATCGTGGCCCAGACCCGCCACGATCTGGCCCGCGAACTCATCGAGGAACTCACCCTGATCGACGCCAAGATCCGGGGCGCCGACAGCAGTTGCGCCAGCTCGTCACCTAGCACGGCAGCTCCCTGTCCGATCGGCCCGTCCGGCGCAGCCCGGCTAATCGGCGACATCGGTAACATCCACCGGTTCCGCACCGCCGCGCATTCCGCGTCCTGGAACGGCACCGCCCCACTCGAGGCGTCCTCCGGCGACCAGCGCCGTCACCGACTGTCCCGCGCCGGCAACCGTCGCATCAACCGAGTCTCACCATGGCCGTCGTCCAGCTAG
- a CDS encoding DUF1801 domain-containing protein produces MPSKSGEVDDFMETLNHPLKAGVEELRLAILASNADISEHVKWNAPSFRYNGEDRVTFRLRPADRLQLIFHRGAKVRSDLAEFTFQDPTGLMTWLAPDRGVVTFPDLEAIQSQQAAVVSLVNHWVRA; encoded by the coding sequence GTGCCAAGCAAGTCTGGCGAGGTTGACGACTTCATGGAGACTCTCAATCACCCGCTGAAGGCCGGTGTCGAGGAGTTGAGATTGGCAATCTTGGCGTCAAACGCTGACATCTCAGAGCATGTGAAATGGAACGCCCCGAGCTTCCGGTACAACGGAGAGGACCGGGTGACCTTCCGGCTTCGACCCGCGGACCGTCTGCAACTCATCTTCCACCGCGGAGCGAAGGTCCGATCGGACCTTGCCGAGTTCACCTTCCAAGATCCCACTGGGCTGATGACATGGCTGGCACCCGACCGGGGCGTCGTGACCTTCCCAGACCTAGAAGCCATCCAGTCCCAGCAGGCAGCTGTGGTGTCCTTGGTAAACCACTGGGTCCGGGCATAG
- a CDS encoding IS3 family transposase, producing the protein MTFIYEHRDQFAVALLLRVLNVGASTYYAWVKQAEQPCDRDMVDLGLISNIHEIWSASGHTYGADRVHRQLRRDGIRVGRKRVERLMADQGWQGAFLRRGWRGGSTRQDPRATPAPDLVNRQFTAAGPNRLWVADATRIPCGEGVFWLAAVRDVFSRRIVGWKTSDRCDTDLILAALEYGIWSRDVRDGQLIHHSDRGSNYTSFRFTQRLQDNGILPSMGSVGDSYDNALMENFWSTLKIELVYRTSWRTRDEAENAIFAYIDGWYNTHRIQKELGYLSPDEYETAWHTSQHDQAEPPIATPAPAGSR; encoded by the coding sequence ATGACGTTCATTTATGAACACCGTGACCAGTTCGCGGTCGCGCTCCTGTTACGGGTTCTCAACGTCGGCGCCTCCACCTACTACGCGTGGGTCAAGCAGGCCGAACAACCCTGCGACCGCGACATGGTCGACCTGGGCCTGATCTCCAACATCCACGAGATCTGGAGCGCGTCCGGGCACACCTACGGCGCGGACCGAGTGCACCGGCAGCTCCGCCGTGACGGCATCCGGGTGGGCCGCAAGCGGGTCGAGCGGCTGATGGCCGACCAGGGCTGGCAGGGCGCGTTCCTGCGTCGCGGCTGGCGCGGCGGCTCTACCCGGCAGGACCCTCGGGCGACGCCGGCGCCAGATCTGGTCAACCGGCAGTTCACCGCCGCCGGGCCGAACCGGCTGTGGGTCGCCGACGCCACCCGCATCCCGTGCGGTGAGGGCGTGTTCTGGCTGGCGGCGGTCCGCGATGTCTTCTCCCGCCGGATCGTCGGCTGGAAGACCTCCGACCGCTGCGACACCGACCTGATCCTCGCCGCCCTCGAATACGGGATCTGGTCACGCGATGTCCGAGACGGCCAGTTGATCCATCACAGCGACAGGGGATCGAACTATACGTCTTTCCGGTTCACGCAACGGCTGCAGGACAACGGAATCCTGCCGTCCATGGGCTCCGTCGGTGACTCGTACGACAACGCCCTGATGGAGAACTTCTGGTCCACGCTGAAGATCGAACTCGTCTACCGCACGAGCTGGCGAACCCGCGACGAGGCCGAGAACGCGATCTTCGCGTACATCGACGGCTGGTACAACACCCACCGCATCCAGAAAGAACTCGGCTACCTCAGCCCCGACGAATACGAGACCGCCTGGCACACCAGCCAGCACGACCAGGCCGAGCCACCTATCGCCACCCCTGCACCAGCCGGCAGCAGGTAA
- a CDS encoding transposase, with protein sequence MAAPKKYPDELRQRAVRLYRESDPKPVIRRLAEQLGVHHEALRNWIRQAEADADERHDRPTSEMAEENRRLRKEVAELRRANEILKAASAYFAAELDPTRRRS encoded by the coding sequence GTGGCAGCACCGAAGAAGTACCCCGACGAGCTGCGTCAGCGTGCTGTGCGTTTGTATCGCGAGTCGGACCCGAAGCCCGTGATCCGGCGTCTCGCCGAGCAGCTCGGCGTGCATCACGAGGCTTTGCGGAACTGGATCCGGCAGGCCGAGGCCGACGCTGACGAGCGTCACGACCGGCCCACCAGCGAGATGGCCGAGGAGAACCGCCGGCTGCGCAAGGAAGTCGCCGAGCTGCGACGGGCGAACGAGATCCTGAAAGCGGCGAGCGCGTATTTCGCGGCGGAGCTCGACCCGACCCGGCGACGGTCATGA
- a CDS encoding aldo/keto reductase, translating to MTMTSGSPSTPPTIIIGGDLPVGRVGFGAMQLTGDQVWGPYPDHERGLALLRAVVAEGVTFIDTADVYGPHTNELLIREALHPYPAGLVVASKGGFVRGGHDYSTLGWVGNPKYLRQSAMLSLRRLGVDRFDLYYLHSGYATDAPFEDQVGELRKLQDEGWIRHIGLSNVTVAQFELARSIAEIAAVTALYNIGNRTGADLLAAAERTRAVFSPWHPVSLRDGGDNAGQVAAALAPIAARHAATPQQIALAWLLHRSSAMLPIPGTTSLAHLRENLAAARIALSDAEVAELTALVPETAA from the coding sequence ATGACCATGACGTCTGGCTCCCCGTCCACCCCGCCCACGATCATCATTGGCGGCGACCTTCCGGTCGGACGGGTCGGCTTCGGGGCGATGCAGCTCACCGGCGACCAGGTCTGGGGCCCGTACCCCGACCACGAGCGTGGGCTGGCGCTGCTGCGCGCGGTGGTGGCGGAGGGCGTCACCTTCATCGACACCGCCGATGTCTACGGGCCGCACACCAACGAGCTGCTGATCCGCGAGGCGCTGCACCCCTACCCGGCGGGGCTGGTGGTGGCGAGCAAGGGCGGCTTCGTCCGGGGCGGCCACGACTACTCGACCCTGGGCTGGGTGGGCAACCCGAAGTACCTGCGGCAGTCAGCCATGCTGAGCCTGCGCCGCCTCGGCGTGGATCGGTTCGACCTCTACTACCTGCACAGCGGGTACGCGACCGACGCCCCGTTCGAGGACCAGGTCGGCGAGCTGAGGAAGCTGCAGGACGAGGGCTGGATCCGGCACATCGGGCTGTCCAACGTCACCGTGGCGCAGTTCGAACTCGCCCGGTCGATTGCGGAGATCGCCGCGGTGACCGCCCTGTACAACATCGGCAACCGCACCGGTGCGGACCTGCTTGCGGCGGCGGAGCGGACCAGAGCGGTGTTCTCGCCCTGGCACCCGGTCAGCCTGCGCGACGGCGGGGACAACGCCGGCCAGGTCGCCGCCGCCCTCGCGCCGATCGCCGCCCGGCACGCGGCCACGCCCCAGCAGATCGCGCTGGCCTGGCTGCTGCACCGCTCTTCGGCGATGCTGCCCATCCCCGGCACCACGAGCCTGGCCCACCTGCGGGAGAACCTCGCGGCGGCGCGGATCGCGCTGAGCGACGCTGAGGTCGCGGAGCTGACCGCCCTCGTTCCCGAGACCGCCGCCTAA
- a CDS encoding IS3 family transposase (programmed frameshift), with product MVAAQDGVMSRKRGPRSDGPRARRSFTPGQKLDLLARYEQAVAAGEGGAFLRREGLYSSLMSEWRRARDAGLLQGKPAGETVGRPSAEQAEIARLRRELERTQSRLARTETALQIMGKAPRALGGHLQERAGRSGRVRARQALMDAYQALTDAGTTTRDAARVTGIARASADRDRRRPSPTASPRRAPANALSTAEREQVLAVLDSPEFVDAAPAQIYAALLDQGVYVGSIATMYRILREYRQVRERRRLARHPARKRPELVADGPRQVYSWDITKLAGPAKGVYYDAYVMIDIWSRYIVGVRVHARESGPLAEAMMRKVFDVHGVPHVVHADRGTSMTSKSVADLLEDLTVTRSHSRPKVSNDNPYSEAWFKTLKYAQVFPDRFASLADARAFMTDFVTWYNHAHRHSGIGLHTPAEVHHGRHNTVRAGREQTLTAARAAHPHRFSTTRLLPKILDLPDQVWINKPEPEPQAA from the exons ATGGTGGCGGCCCAGGATGGGGTCATGAGTCGTAAGAGAGGTCCACGCTCGGACGGGCCGCGGGCGCGTCGGTCGTTCACCCCAGGTCAGAAGCTGGACCTGCTGGCCCGGTATGAGCAGGCCGTGGCGGCGGGTGAGGGTGGGGCGTTCCTGCGGCGGGAGGGTTTGTACTCGTCGTTGATGTCGGAGTGGCGCCGGGCGCGGGACGCCGGGTTGTTGCAGGGCAAGCCGGCCGGGGAGACGGTCGGGCGGCCCAGCGCCGAGCAGGCGGAGATCGCCCGGTTGCGGCGTGAGTTGGAGCGTACGCAGTCGCGGTTGGCGCGGACGGAGACGGCGCTGCAGATCATGGGAAAAGCGC CGCGAGCTCTTGGAGGACATCTCCAGGAGCGAGCCGGACGGTCCGGACGTGTTCGGGCTCGGCAGGCGTTGATGGACGCCTACCAGGCATTGACCGATGCGGGGACCACGACGCGGGACGCGGCGCGGGTGACCGGGATCGCCCGGGCCAGCGCGGATCGGGACCGGCGCCGACCAAGCCCGACGGCCTCGCCGCGGCGGGCGCCGGCGAACGCGCTCAGCACCGCCGAGCGGGAGCAGGTTTTGGCGGTGCTGGACAGCCCGGAATTCGTCGACGCCGCTCCGGCGCAGATCTATGCGGCGCTGCTAGACCAGGGCGTGTATGTGGGCTCGATTGCCACGATGTACCGGATCCTGCGCGAGTACCGGCAGGTGCGTGAGCGTCGCAGGCTGGCCCGGCATCCGGCCCGCAAGCGTCCCGAGCTGGTCGCCGACGGGCCGCGGCAGGTCTACAGCTGGGACATCACGAAACTCGCCGGCCCGGCCAAGGGCGTCTACTACGACGCCTACGTGATGATCGATATCTGGTCGCGGTACATCGTCGGGGTGCGCGTGCACGCCCGCGAGTCCGGACCGTTGGCCGAGGCCATGATGCGGAAAGTGTTCGACGTCCACGGTGTCCCGCACGTGGTCCACGCCGACAGAGGCACCTCGATGACCTCGAAGTCGGTTGCTGACCTGCTCGAAGACCTGACCGTGACCCGCTCGCACTCACGGCCGAAGGTGTCCAACGACAATCCGTACAGCGAAGCCTGGTTCAAGACGTTGAAGTACGCGCAGGTCTTCCCGGACCGGTTCGCGTCCCTCGCCGACGCCCGGGCGTTCATGACCGACTTCGTGACCTGGTACAACCACGCCCACCGGCATAGCGGGATCGGCCTGCACACCCCCGCCGAAGTCCACCACGGCCGGCATAACACCGTGCGGGCCGGCCGGGAACAGACCCTGACCGCGGCCCGCGCCGCGCACCCGCACCGGTTCAGCACGACCCGGCTCCTGCCCAAGATCCTCGACCTGCCCGACCAGGTCTGGATCAACAAGCCAGAACCCGAACCACAAGCCGCTTAA
- a CDS encoding LytR C-terminal domain-containing protein, translating into MKTRVRILAASIAALAVSGCDAPTMPTAQGTAQPNASPTCPPGLVPVDLTVPRPDGTRLNVLNASDVKGLELTVFVELGKRGFQMLSTTDRYRDGRRYPEAAVIRYGPQTVGAGWLVSSYIQGQVKTEFDIHRSNDRIDVILGSAFESIRTPTEANQAVAAAGQPSLPPGTCPVPD; encoded by the coding sequence GTGAAGACGCGGGTACGTATCCTCGCCGCCTCGATCGCCGCGCTGGCCGTGTCGGGGTGCGACGCCCCCACGATGCCGACTGCCCAAGGGACAGCTCAACCAAACGCGTCGCCGACTTGTCCCCCAGGGCTGGTTCCCGTCGATCTCACCGTACCCAGGCCGGACGGGACCAGGCTGAACGTGCTCAATGCGAGCGACGTCAAAGGACTTGAGCTCACGGTGTTCGTGGAGCTCGGGAAGCGGGGCTTCCAGATGCTCTCCACAACCGACCGGTACCGGGACGGGCGACGCTATCCCGAAGCGGCCGTGATCCGCTACGGGCCGCAGACAGTCGGGGCCGGCTGGCTCGTGTCGTCATACATCCAAGGACAGGTGAAGACCGAGTTCGACATCCACCGCTCCAACGACCGGATTGATGTCATTCTGGGAAGCGCGTTCGAGAGCATCCGCACGCCAACGGAGGCCAACCAGGCGGTTGCGGCGGCCGGGCAGCCTTCCTTACCGCCTGGCACCTGCCCTGTCCCCGACTGA
- a CDS encoding Stf0 family sulfotransferase has product MSSWPWPTLTSGKLAGQLAQPYVTDAQSTVASCSISSSHRVGQAAPESRLHSPTDVREFGWSQVNAWLRSSTVTRPGFDSYLICATPRSGSTLLCGLLDSSGVAGHPASYFNRKSLNEYADDWRIARPRDGRIDEAFVRAALTAGKTSNGVFGGRIMAETLPELISGLAAAASTPAVTDVDLLSAQLGQLRFVHLRRRDVVAQAVSWAKSLQTHFWHPGEAVAPGGQDPHYDEELIGRLVATIERSEADWTVWFASHSIVPCEVTYEELAADPPRTAQKVLDYLGLNVPPDRQLVVGHRRQADQLNADWITRFKSR; this is encoded by the coding sequence ATGAGCAGTTGGCCGTGGCCCACGCTGACCTCCGGGAAGCTCGCCGGCCAGCTGGCGCAGCCGTACGTGACTGACGCCCAATCGACCGTTGCCAGCTGTTCGATTTCCTCATCCCATCGAGTCGGTCAGGCGGCGCCGGAGAGCCGTCTTCACTCGCCCACCGACGTGCGGGAATTCGGTTGGTCCCAGGTCAACGCGTGGTTACGGTCTTCCACTGTGACACGCCCAGGTTTTGACTCGTACCTGATCTGCGCGACGCCCCGCTCGGGAAGTACCTTGCTGTGCGGTCTGCTGGACTCGTCCGGGGTTGCCGGCCACCCAGCCTCCTACTTCAATCGCAAGAGTTTGAATGAGTACGCCGACGACTGGCGTATAGCACGACCGCGTGACGGACGGATCGACGAAGCGTTCGTTCGAGCGGCGCTAACCGCCGGCAAGACTTCGAACGGTGTCTTTGGCGGGAGGATCATGGCAGAGACGCTGCCGGAACTGATAAGTGGCCTTGCCGCCGCCGCATCTACACCAGCGGTGACGGATGTAGACCTATTGAGCGCCCAGTTGGGTCAACTCAGATTCGTTCACCTGCGTCGACGCGACGTCGTGGCCCAGGCGGTGTCGTGGGCAAAGTCACTGCAAACCCATTTCTGGCATCCGGGCGAAGCCGTCGCGCCCGGAGGTCAGGATCCTCATTACGACGAAGAGCTGATTGGTCGGCTTGTCGCCACGATCGAGAGATCCGAGGCGGACTGGACAGTCTGGTTCGCCTCTCACAGCATCGTGCCTTGCGAGGTGACGTATGAGGAGTTGGCGGCAGATCCGCCCCGCACTGCACAAAAGGTGCTCGACTATCTCGGTCTGAATGTTCCGCCGGATCGGCAACTGGTGGTCGGGCACCGTCGACAGGCCGATCAACTCAACGCAGACTGGATAACGAGATTTAAGTCTCGCTGA